A single window of Sphingobacterium sp. ML3W DNA harbors:
- a CDS encoding ligase-associated DNA damage response exonuclease has translation MGLISFTNRGIYCQQGDFYIDPWLPVDYAVTTHGHADHVRWGNKYYLCHHLTKAIIKCRISEDLIVESLGYGETISRNGVQISFHPAGHVIGSAQVRLAYKGEVCVLSGDYKTEYDGISTAFEPVKCHTFVSESTFGLPIYNWLPQETIFQDINQWADKNREEHKTTVLIAYSLGKAQRLMQNLAGHRPIYVHRSIARLNAAIQQAGVSLPSYTEISAETGKDELQAGILIVPPAMRDTKWIKSLHTAAVGVCSGWMQVRSHRRWQSADAGFALSDHADWNGLIDAIRATEAEKIYVTHGFTSVFARYLTEQGLDAEAVSTQFGVEDDERIEEKEVSI, from the coding sequence ATGGGATTGATAAGTTTTACGAATCGGGGTATCTATTGTCAACAGGGTGATTTTTATATAGACCCTTGGTTACCGGTAGATTATGCGGTGACCACACATGGGCATGCCGATCATGTACGATGGGGAAATAAATATTACCTGTGCCACCATTTAACCAAGGCTATTATTAAATGTAGGATAAGTGAGGACTTGATTGTCGAGTCTTTAGGGTATGGCGAGACCATAAGCCGAAATGGTGTTCAGATTTCTTTTCATCCAGCAGGACATGTAATTGGTTCGGCGCAGGTGCGTTTAGCCTATAAAGGGGAGGTATGTGTGCTCTCTGGCGATTATAAGACCGAATACGACGGTATAAGTACTGCTTTTGAGCCTGTCAAGTGCCATACTTTCGTTTCTGAAAGTACTTTTGGACTTCCAATCTATAATTGGCTGCCGCAGGAAACCATATTTCAGGATATCAACCAATGGGCCGACAAGAATAGGGAAGAGCATAAAACGACCGTACTCATCGCATACAGTTTGGGTAAGGCCCAGCGTCTAATGCAAAACCTGGCAGGACATAGGCCTATTTATGTTCATAGAAGTATTGCACGGTTAAATGCGGCAATTCAACAGGCTGGTGTATCCTTGCCATCATATACAGAGATTTCAGCAGAGACAGGTAAGGACGAGTTGCAGGCTGGGATATTGATCGTTCCCCCCGCTATGCGGGATACCAAGTGGATCAAGAGTCTGCATACGGCAGCGGTAGGAGTCTGTTCTGGATGGATGCAGGTGCGATCGCACAGGAGGTGGCAAAGCGCTGATGCCGGTTTTGCTCTGAGTGATCATGCGGACTGGAACGGATTGATCGATGCGATTCGGGCAACTGAAGCAGAGAAAATATATGTTACTCATGGTTTCACCTCTGTTTTTGCTCGTTACTTGACAGAGCAAGGATTGGATGCCGAAGCGGTTTCAACGCAATTTGGAGTGGAAGATGATGAAAGGATAGAAGAGAAGGAGGTGAGCATTTGA